The Ruficoccus amylovorans genome has a segment encoding these proteins:
- a CDS encoding homoserine dehydrogenase: MEQKKQSKQVIRIGLLGFGTVGQGVWKHLQGNDSALERRLGVKLELVRAAVSDLKKKREVRVPASRLTDDPYAVVDDPSIDIVCELIGGTKLARTLTLRALKAGKIVVSANKALICKHGEEIFSAARRAGTHYFFEASVAGGIPIIKTLREGLVANRFSLIYGILNGTSNYILTRMEREGLSFPDILDDARSLGYVEADESLDLDGWDAAHKAVILAYLAHGRWVKLKEMLVEGIRGITQYDIAYARELGCKIKLLAVISRDFSTNCLSVRLHPALISKRELMASVDEVYNGVSLTGDVVGTTLLVGRGAGQDATSSAVISDIADAVYLLKGVPAPFICEEDEDVYAALGAEVELAGPEAIRSAYYLRLRVKDQPGVLARVTDVISREGLSIATMTQHQEAGEGTATLLFTTHQSNEKVVSATLKSLKRLGSVLETPFLLRIFNP, translated from the coding sequence GTGGAACAGAAAAAACAGAGCAAACAGGTTATCCGGATCGGGCTGCTGGGCTTCGGTACGGTCGGTCAGGGCGTGTGGAAGCACCTTCAGGGGAACGACTCGGCGCTGGAGCGCCGGCTGGGCGTCAAGCTGGAGTTGGTGCGGGCGGCCGTCTCCGACCTGAAGAAGAAGCGCGAGGTGCGCGTCCCGGCTTCGCGTCTGACGGACGACCCCTACGCGGTGGTGGACGACCCCTCCATCGACATCGTCTGCGAACTGATCGGTGGCACCAAGCTGGCCCGCACCCTGACCCTGCGCGCGCTCAAGGCGGGCAAGATCGTGGTCTCCGCCAACAAGGCTCTCATCTGCAAACACGGGGAGGAGATTTTCAGCGCCGCCCGCCGGGCCGGGACGCATTACTTTTTCGAGGCCAGCGTGGCCGGTGGCATCCCGATTATCAAGACCCTGCGCGAGGGGCTCGTGGCCAACCGTTTTTCACTCATTTACGGAATCCTCAACGGCACTTCAAATTACATCCTTACGCGCATGGAACGTGAGGGACTGAGCTTCCCCGATATCCTCGACGATGCCCGCTCCCTTGGCTACGTCGAGGCGGACGAGTCGCTCGACCTCGATGGCTGGGACGCCGCCCACAAGGCCGTCATCCTGGCCTATCTGGCGCATGGACGTTGGGTCAAGCTGAAGGAAATGCTCGTCGAGGGCATCCGGGGGATCACCCAGTACGACATCGCTTACGCCCGTGAGCTGGGCTGCAAGATCAAGCTGCTGGCCGTCATCAGTCGTGACTTTTCAACCAACTGCCTGAGCGTGCGCCTCCACCCGGCGCTGATCTCGAAGCGCGAACTGATGGCCAGTGTGGACGAGGTCTACAACGGGGTCAGTTTGACCGGCGACGTGGTTGGCACGACGCTCCTCGTGGGGCGCGGAGCAGGGCAGGACGCTACCTCCAGCGCCGTCATCAGCGACATCGCTGACGCCGTTTATCTGCTCAAGGGCGTGCCAGCGCCGTTCATCTGCGAGGAGGACGAGGACGTTTACGCCGCGCTGGGCGCAGAGGTCGAGCTGGCCGGGCCGGAGGCGATCCGCTCGGCCTACTACCTGCGCCTGCGGGTGAAGGACCAGCCCGGCGTCCTGGCGCGGGTGACGGATGTCATCTCCCGCGAAGGGCTTTCCATCGCCACCATGACCCAGCATCAGGAGGCCGGGGAGGGCACGGCGACGCTGCTTTTCACGACCCACCAGTCCAACGAAAAAGTCGTCTCCGCCACCCTCAAGAGCCTGAAGCGGCTCGGTTCCGTGCTGGAGACGCCCTTCCTGCTGCGTATTTTCAACCCGTAA
- a CDS encoding MarC family protein encodes MFLAFISVWIKFFLLLTPFFVLSVFLTYTANLTASERRSMAVRVTLAVLAVVSVLLFFGGYLFDLFGITLDAFRVGAGTLLFLSGIALARESARPLNQQKPDIEDMKTAAVVPLAIPVTVGPATTGTLLVMGADMREHGLHLPSIVGVLLAVVGVGVLLFLSAKVERVLGKLGITILSRLTGLMLTALAAQILFDGIRGLMAVAE; translated from the coding sequence ATGTTTCTTGCTTTCATTAGCGTCTGGATAAAATTCTTCCTGCTGCTGACGCCCTTTTTCGTCTTGTCTGTTTTCCTGACTTACACGGCGAACCTGACGGCTTCCGAGCGGCGCTCAATGGCTGTCCGCGTGACTCTCGCGGTGTTGGCTGTGGTCTCCGTGCTGTTGTTTTTTGGTGGCTACCTCTTTGACCTGTTTGGCATTACCTTGGATGCCTTTCGCGTGGGGGCGGGGACGCTGTTGTTTCTGAGTGGCATCGCCCTGGCACGGGAAAGTGCCCGCCCCTTGAATCAACAAAAGCCGGATATCGAGGACATGAAAACCGCTGCTGTTGTACCCCTGGCCATTCCCGTGACGGTGGGGCCGGCAACGACCGGCACACTGCTCGTGATGGGGGCGGATATGCGGGAGCATGGGCTGCATCTGCCCAGCATTGTGGGCGTCCTGCTCGCCGTCGTCGGGGTCGGGGTCTTGCTGTTTCTAAGCGCCAAGGTGGAGCGTGTCCTCGGTAAGCTGGGTATCACTATCCTGAGTCGCTTGACGGGACTGATGCTTACCGCTCTGGCCGCGCAGATATTGTTCGATGGTATCCGTGGCTTGATGGCCGTGGCAGAATAG
- a CDS encoding sodium:solute symporter family transporter, translating into MNSSGLYIEIAVIAVYMLYLLGIGAAFKNFNHDISDFFRGGGRGTWWLVGASVFMANISAYTFTGASGVAFEAGWSVATIYIANSVGLFLAFLFFAAWFRQLRAITGPEVIEMRFGRTTQQLYAFLMVILGVVGSGLVLWAMAIFTAAVFGFPIWVIILVLGAVVMAYSTSGGSWAVMATDFVQSLIMVPTTIIVGVLALLAMGGFTGMGELVRNAGLESDFNLINGTGEFSGGQFTLTWALGIFMTQSILSNSMVSGPRFFSVKDGWEARKAAFLAFVLMAMGCVFWFLPPMAARLLFESDVLSAGASLNKPAEAAYAVASIKLLPLGMTGVIMVAMFSATMSSLDSGINRNAAIVIRDILPMLRKSMGLEPMEAERELVWSRWVSLALGLVVMGIALYYSLMGKAGMFEFMLALASMLGAPMSVPMLLGMFVKRVPAWSAVFAVFCGLMPSLLAFAFGLEWSFQQKVFINVGCGTAGFLSSMLFWKSASQAYRTKVEEFFTKMHLPVDFEKEVGKANDLSQLKILGNFVLGISSFFFLLLLVPNPLGGRVVILCLASSVALTGVLMRWVGARQARLSAAKEAAVSTIS; encoded by the coding sequence ATGAATTCCTCGGGCCTCTACATCGAGATCGCTGTGATCGCAGTCTATATGCTCTACCTGCTTGGGATCGGTGCAGCGTTTAAGAATTTTAACCACGACATTAGCGATTTCTTCCGTGGTGGTGGTCGTGGTACCTGGTGGCTGGTCGGGGCCAGTGTCTTTATGGCCAATATCAGCGCCTACACGTTTACGGGGGCCTCGGGGGTAGCGTTCGAGGCGGGATGGAGCGTGGCGACTATCTATATAGCCAACTCCGTCGGGCTGTTTCTGGCATTTCTTTTTTTCGCGGCGTGGTTTCGGCAGTTGCGGGCGATCACGGGGCCGGAGGTCATCGAAATGCGTTTTGGGCGCACGACGCAGCAGTTGTATGCGTTCCTGATGGTGATCCTCGGAGTCGTTGGCAGTGGCCTGGTTCTTTGGGCGATGGCGATTTTTACCGCCGCGGTCTTCGGCTTCCCGATCTGGGTCATTATCCTGGTACTGGGGGCGGTCGTGATGGCGTATTCGACCAGTGGGGGAAGCTGGGCGGTGATGGCGACGGACTTTGTACAGAGCCTGATTATGGTGCCGACCACAATCATAGTAGGGGTGCTCGCGCTACTGGCGATGGGAGGTTTCACCGGAATGGGAGAGCTGGTCCGTAACGCTGGTCTGGAGTCTGATTTCAACCTGATTAATGGCACAGGCGAATTTTCGGGTGGGCAGTTTACGCTGACATGGGCGCTGGGGATTTTCATGACTCAGTCGATCCTGAGCAACTCAATGGTCTCGGGGCCGCGCTTCTTTTCGGTCAAGGACGGATGGGAGGCTCGCAAGGCGGCATTTCTGGCCTTTGTGCTAATGGCGATGGGGTGCGTTTTCTGGTTTCTTCCGCCAATGGCGGCGCGTCTGCTGTTCGAGAGCGATGTGCTCAGCGCCGGGGCCTCGCTGAACAAGCCCGCCGAAGCGGCCTACGCGGTGGCGAGCATCAAGCTGCTGCCGCTGGGCATGACCGGGGTAATCATGGTGGCGATGTTCTCGGCCACAATGAGTTCTCTGGACTCGGGTATCAACAGGAACGCAGCCATCGTGATCCGCGACATCCTCCCGATGCTGCGCAAGTCGATGGGGCTGGAGCCGATGGAGGCAGAGCGCGAACTGGTCTGGAGCCGATGGGTCTCGCTGGCGCTCGGCCTGGTCGTGATGGGGATCGCGCTGTACTACTCGCTCATGGGCAAGGCTGGGATGTTCGAGTTTATGTTGGCGCTGGCGTCGATGCTGGGGGCGCCCATGTCGGTGCCGATGCTACTGGGGATGTTCGTCAAACGCGTGCCTGCCTGGTCGGCCGTGTTTGCCGTCTTTTGCGGGTTGATGCCTTCGCTACTGGCATTTGCCTTTGGTCTGGAGTGGAGCTTTCAGCAGAAGGTGTTTATCAACGTCGGCTGTGGGACGGCGGGCTTCCTTTCCTCGATGCTGTTCTGGAAAAGCGCCAGCCAGGCGTACCGCACCAAGGTGGAGGAGTTTTTTACGAAAATGCACCTGCCGGTAGATTTCGAGAAAGAGGTGGGCAAGGCCAATGACCTGAGCCAGTTGAAAATTCTCGGCAATTTCGTGCTCGGCATCAGCAGCTTCTTCTTTCTCCTGCTGCTGGTTCCGAATCCGCTTGGCGGCCGGGTCGTCATCCTTTGTCTGGCTTCATCGGTGGCCCTGACGGGAGTGCTCATGCGCTGGGTAGGAGCCCGGCAGGCCCGTTTGTCCGCGGCGAAAGAGGCCGCTGTATCAACGATTTCCTAA